The following are encoded in a window of Clostridium thermarum genomic DNA:
- a CDS encoding transposase, with the protein MAEYELKYLVDNYEVLADRLKRLMLKIEDIVHKIPGAHQMIAINGLGLVTVAGFLSEVCDLFNYDHPRQIQKLTGLNLKENNSGQHKGQTSITKRGRRKLRSILFKAIMPMVAKN; encoded by the coding sequence ATGGCCGAATATGAACTCAAATACCTTGTGGATAATTATGAGGTATTGGCAGACAGGTTAAAGAGATTGATGTTGAAAATAGAGGATATTGTTCATAAGATACCTGGTGCCCATCAAATGATTGCTATCAATGGCTTAGGTTTAGTAACAGTTGCGGGATTCCTTTCTGAAGTTTGTGACCTATTCAACTATGATCACCCCCGTCAAATTCAGAAACTCACGGGACTTAATTTAAAGGAGAACAATTCTGGCCAGCATAAAGGCCAAACCTCCATAACTAAACGTGGTCGACGAAAACTGCGTTCTATTTTGTTTAAAGCTATCATGCCGATGGTAGCTAAAAATTGA